The stretch of DNA ttataatgaaaaacgaAAGTTATGAGCATAGAAAAATCCTGCCGATTACTGCGTTTcccatgatttttcaaggtgATGCGTTTTACCGAAACGGTGCATCTTTCCCAAAGTTCTCCTAATCATATCATGTATTCCATCTAACACTCTCATTTCCAGTACATGGGAGATCTACCGAAAGGACGAGAAACGATAAACAGGAACAGAATATTCGTCCCTGCACTGACCGATGAGATACTGAGGGATGAAGTATTCTGTCAAATTATGCGACAGTTTACGGTGAATCAGATCCAGATCAGTGAAGAACGGGAATGGGATTTAATGTGGTTAGCAACGGGGGTGATGCTACCTAGTCAGCCGCTTCTGAAGAGTTGTTCCAGTTCCTCAGGACAAGAAAGCATCCATTGCTTGCAGAGAATACAGAAGGTCATGAAGGTTGGGCGGAGGAGGTTGCCTCCGTATACTGTGGAAGTGGAAGCGATTCGCTATCGAACTGTTGAGATTTATCATAAAGTGTACTTCCCGGATGATACAGACGAAGCTTTCCAGATAGAATCGTCCACGAAGGTTGCTGACTTACTGCAAACTATCACCGGAAGACTAGAGCTGAAGTCCAGCGAAGGCTTCAGCTTGTTTATCAAAATCGGTGATATGATATTCTCTATGTCGGAGGAACGGATACAAGAAACGCTTCCGTCCAGGACGAATGACAATCGAATTTCTTGCGAGTatcagttatttttcatgaagaaGCTATGGATTTACGTGGGGCCTGGGAAGGACCCTAACGCGAATCAAAGGTTTTATTTCTTCCAAGAAGTGCCTAAGCTGTTGCAAAGATACTATAAAGTAACGAAAGCAGAGGTTGTAGAACTTTCAGCTTACATATTCGCTGATATGATGCATTGCCTGGTTCCCGAGGATGCTGTCAGAATGCAGAAGACTTATCTCTGGAAGAAAGATATCATTTCGAAGGTCACTTCATTGAAACGCATCAGTCACTCTGAGGTGAAAACAGAGTTTTTGAAGATTGTTTGCAAATTTCCAATGTTCGGTTCCACGTTTTTCGTTGACAAGCAGGTTACAGATCAAAATCTTCCGGAAACATTGCTAGTAGCGATCAACAAGCATGGATTCAATCTGATAGATTCCCGAACGAAAGTACGTAGTAATATTGTAATAATCAAGATAGTGAGAATTATAGTTTCCCATTATTCTACAGCATTTAATAGCCGAATTCAGCTTCATGGAACTCAACTTCTGGAGCTcggaaaatacatatttccaCATAACACATAATTTCCACAGCAAGAACATTTACttatcgtcaaaaaatgtgagttttcctatcgtggttttaaggtttttcccgctaattaaacaaacttttagtgtattgtgcagtaaagttctgttcgcctacagaagaggtacaatttgatgtagcgaaactgtaagtttgataacaataaatgaaattaattgcatttgaatttttgcgtgttgtgtggacacgtttctgtggggtaaattggtcatatTGCACCATTTTCCTCGCCACTTTTCTTTGTTCTAATTGATTctagatgccgctgaattacaaaaaaaaaggatggacagaaaccgttggaagaaggaggaactTGGATGAGCAACGTAGGCCATCgataacggattttctttgaccaagcatcaaaagtgtttgaaaatgctcgaccaacagtgaaaagactcatgcagaattcgagatggtgtcaattcaacttttctggtctggaatctggccaagacacctggtatcgatcccaaaacattgttactgattgtaacattaccccgaaatactttacataaacataagtatgtttttttcgatgaaacacacactggaccaaatcaccccacagacggtccaaatcaccccgcatcaaattttaatgtccaagaatcatctgttttattttatgatatatttggtagattaaagatttatataatgattaaacattatttattgagagaaaacaagtgtagctcagtaaacaatgtgacattttttatttagagtattggtttggaaatattaggcggtTTGGAaatgcttaggtggtccaaattccccctttTTCCCCTAATGTGAATTTTTACATTtccgtaggactgtgattgttcggaacaattgtttttcaaatgttattcttttcattgttcagaaatctgttattttaactcttttgaaactccaaatggtgACCATGAAACTTAGCTTTTGGCAGGAGGTTCAACGTTTTTAGTTTTGTTAGTGGACAAAATACACCCTGAAGATAACAATTATGTTATTTCCTCGGAAATTCCAAAGCATAAATTTCGGCATAACTCGTCAATTAATCGAACAAGGGGGGATGCTGCAGAACTCGATAATCAATGAATTATAATAATATAAGGGGCATTAAATGTTTCTGTAGTGGTTTGACACtcgtataactcgagaatcactcgagcaaacggaaccaaatttgggatgtgagggtttttgggtacgagaaatgcttctatgatggtatgacacccctccctcctctgaaatggagaagggggtcccataaaaatattacacatatttcaactaaacatgacaattgaaaattttcggaaaactctgaaggggaATGGGATTATTATTCGCAGCGGCGATTTgatttgaccgctttgcgccactttcccttaagtccgactgagctgatatttggcatgggatgttttttcgaggtggtgaatatttttatggggtaactttttgaaattcgagatgaccattttcatcggCACCCTAATGGACAGCATAAAACATACCTTTGACTGCTTTCGATCAGAAAGCAAACGTATTCTGGATCACGTGTTTGAATCGctatgaaaccgtttaaaaaagtataTTGCAGTTGGTGGAAAGTACTTAatgaaaaaaacttgtttcaaagttaattttcaCTACAATCAATTGACACACTGTGTATATTTTAGTTTCTCAATACTGTGTCATACAGTGTAGATGATTGTTTGTGTTTATTTCATGcttattttctacagcgttataAAAGATTAATACTCCCAAACGACCCAATAATTGACCAGGTCGGATCGAAAATCTCGGCAAAGCGCTGTAGCACCTTGACATCTGTTGGTTGGTCATCTGATCCGTTCCGTGAGCAAGAGAGCAATCATTCGAACGCTCTTAATTGATGCCCCGTGATCTAATTTTATGAATATTAATTTATAGGGCAGCAAATGACAATGACAAGACTTGTAAAACGCGCGCTCGTTCGGTTCATTCGAAGATGTAGTTAATGAGCGATTGATTTGCCGTTTGTCCCGTGTGTGCTTTGAAGCGCATTCACTGTATTGTAACAACTGTCATATTTATCGCCCCCCGACCTAACGGACAAGGCCATCACGACCAGATTCCAGCGGCAGCTGCAAATTGGAACACAACCGAGATCGAACGGCCAAGAGTTCGCACTAATTTATCGTTTTTCTTGCGCTTTTTTTCTGTTGGCGATTGTTTTGATTGATTGGCGATATATATGACAATTCGATCGCTTTCGAGTGAGTCTGATTCGATATTGGAATGCAACTGTTGGTTTTTATGGGGAACGTAGTTTTGCTTTGATTGATTCGTTCCATGTCGATTTGCTATGAGtgggttttgtttttattgcgATTTCTACAGCGTTCTTGGTGCAAAAGAACACTGATCTTGACGCCGGGCTTTTTCTCTCGACCAGACAGGAATTTAAAGAACAGTTATTCCAGATTCAAACTAGGAGATTTCACTTAACGTTTTAGAGAAACGCCGAAACGATTGTCTGAAGTGATTATTAACAGTATTTATCATTTTATTGGTTTATCACATTCTTTATTCTTCATATCGGTTCAAGCTATGCAATATGCAAATTTGATTGAGTGCATTTTATGGTTTTAGTGCTTACAGTAACCCATCCCGTACTCATAAACCGTTTCATTTCAAAGCGTAATATAGGTCAAGGTGGGGTTTTACCACAGTCTAGATACAGAATCGAACTTAAATAGCACCAATTATATATTGGTTTTGTGAAGAAAGGTTCATTAATTGATAGCTTAACTAGAATTCTAGCTATATTTATGTTGAGTTGGCATTATTTCCTTCCGAAAACCAGTTTCAAGGCCATTGATTTGTTTCGAAAATAAAGGAAGAGATTTCCGATGAACACAAGGCAAGAGACGTCGAATGTCGGTTGTGTACACCTATGAACAAACTCCTATAAATTCTCTGaataaataatcaaaattacaaagAAACACTCTAAAGTCATTTGTCCTCttaaattattttatatctATCATAAACGATCACTAATTATGATGCAAATTTAACTCTCTGAAACAGATTGAAATGAATAAGATTTTTGGTACACACTTTTTCCATGTTCTAAATGGTTTGTAAAACGTACCGGACTCAATCTTTCTCAATTACTACATTTCACGCACAAAAACTCAATCGACGGTGGAATTTAATTTGTTTACCAATATAGTTATGTTTATGTAATATCTATTGAGCACGTGGAGAGCTCGGCTATGATTATCAACTTCTAAAGGTTTGCCGAGTACTAACTTTGATAAACTACAGTTTTAGTAACGGATTTTTCACTTGTTAAATTAAATTCGAG from Toxorhynchites rutilus septentrionalis strain SRP chromosome 3, ASM2978413v1, whole genome shotgun sequence encodes:
- the LOC129773430 gene encoding myosin-VIIa-like; the protein is MLKDNVNPKGLNINGLRNGKNGTVVVSASDKTSIELIKVNVEKKLGQDYEVKIPEALRPTIKIIGFSEEMNENDLKVALLKQNPSLDKTKHFEYMGDLPKGRETINRNRIFVPALTDEILRDEVFCQIMRQFTVNQIQISEEREWDLMWLATGVMLPSQPLLKSCSSSSGQESIHCLQRIQKVMKVGRRRLPPYTVEVEAIRYRTVEIYHKVYFPDDTDEAFQIESSTKVADLLQTITGRLELKSSEGFSLFIKIGDMIFSMSEERIQETLPSRTNDNRISCEYQLFFMKKLWIYVGPGKDPNANQRFYFFQEVPKLLQRYYKVTKAEVVELSAYIFADMMHCLVPEDAVRMQKTYLWKKDIISKVTSLKRISHSEVKTEFLKIVCKFPMFGSTFFVDKQVTDQNLPETLLVAINKHGFNLIDSRTKMMAVSSENNDRMPPGRGGTSDVNMLNRICPRTLPWGTPASTLKVSEWEFLKKTWNDLLAE